The Salegentibacter sp. Hel_I_6 region TTCGGCGCCTAAACTTTCTAAATGTTTGGTATAAACCTGACAATCTATTAGCTGAACTCCCTGGTTTCGAAGTCTTTCCACCAGGATAATAAAACCGTATTTTGAAGCATTACTGGCTTTTGTGAACATACTTTCTCCACAAAACACTTTTTTATCCTTTAAATAGATTCCATAAAGTCCGCCAACCAAATTACCATCCTGCCATACTTCTACCGAGTGCGCCATATTAAACTCGTGTAATTCTTCATAGCATTTAATCATTTCCTCAGTAATCCAGGTGCCGTGCTGGCCCTCTCTTCTTATTTCGGCACAAGCTTCTATCACCTCCTTGAAATTTTCATTAAAAGTGACTTGAAATGCCTCTTTTTTTATTAGCTGTCTCATACTTTTTGAGACTTTTAATTTATCTGGAAAAAGCACCATTCTGGGGTCTGGACTCCACCACAGTAAAGGTTGGGAAGCATCATACCAGGGAAATATTCCGTGGTTATATGCATAAATTAATCGCGAAATACTTAAATCACCGCCTATAGCTAAAAGTCCCTGTTCATCGGCTTCAGAGATGGGCGGAAATTTCTCGTTCTGTTGTAAAAAGTGCAAATTTCAAAGATTTTCGGTACGATAGAAAAGTACAAAAAGAAAAAGCTTAGCCATCTTAATATGATGCTAAGCTTTTTATAATTTGAATCTAATTTATGCTATATATGAAATTGCGCTTTCCTAAAAAGGAAGATCATCGTAATCTTCTTCATTGAGATTGCTTGCAGGCTCAAAATTATCTGGTGGCGGCACATTTTGCCCACCTGAAGACTGATCGGTCTGTAGGTTTTCTATCCTCCATCCCTGAACAGAGTTAAAGTATTTGGTTTCACCTTGCGGGCTTACCCATTCTCTTCCTCTAAGGTTAATTCCCACCTTTACCGGTTGCCCTACCTGAAAATTGTTAAGCAAATCTGTTTTATCCTGAACAAATTCTATCATAATATGCTGCGGATATTGCTCCTCGGTAGTTACAACCATTTCTCTCTTTCTAAAACCATTATTTCCAAAGGTCTTGGTTTCTCCAATTAATTTAATCTTGCCTTGTACTTCCATCTTAATCTGTTTTTGCTAATAATAATTTCCAGGCCGCATCGGTATTGTTTTTCTCTAAAAACAATTGTGCCCGGGTATGAATATCTTTCTTGTTATTTTTCTCAATCAATTCAGCTAAATCTTTATTTTCAGCTAAAAAGACAGCAATTTCTTTCTCTTGGGGGAGGTTTTCAACATTGCCAAGTTTCCCTAAATCGTTACCGGTTAGAATTTTACTTTCCCTAATTTCAGTAGGTATAGCATCTACTCCAATCCCTAAACTGGAAAGTGGTTTTGGTACTTCAAACATTCCAAGATTAGCACGGCTGTACCAATTGCCACCCATTCTGGCTACAAGATCTATTTTATGTTGATCTATGAATCCGTCTTCGTCAAGAATGCTTTCATTAATATGCATTTTAAGAACCTCACAAATTACCAGGTTCCCGGCACCACCTTCCTGGCCGGTTTCAATAACCTGTTTTACTTTGCATTCAAACTGAACAGGAGATTCTGCCACACGAAATGGCCTCACAAGTTCCGATTTTAGCATTGAAAATCCTGCTTTTTCAAACTCGTTAACGCCTTCACCATATTCAGTGCTGGATAGTGACATTTGTTGTACAATGTCGTAATTAACTATATTGATCACTACCTCATCTATGTTTTTGACATTGGTATAGGTATGCTTTACCGTATTATCCCTACCTCTCCTTGCAGGAGAAAAAATTAAAGTAGGTGGATTAGAACCAAATACATTAAAAAAGCTAAAAGGCGATAAATTTGGCCGGCCTTCAGCATCAATGGTGCTGGCGAAAGCAATGGGCCTTGGGCCAATGGCACCAAGCAAATACCGGTGAAGCTTGCCAGTACTCACCTTCTTAGGTTCTATTGTAAGCATACTTATTTTTAGGCAAAGGTAACGAAACCAATAGGGAATGAAAAGCCAGAGCACGCAATAAAATTCGTTTAAAAACGCTTATCTTTAAATCCTTTAAAGCTCAGAGGCCTGTATGAACTTCACAGACGAACGCACTTTTAACCGCTGGTTTATTATTATTTCATGTTTCATTGTAGTAGGTCTTGTACTATGGAATACCAGCATTTTCTTTCAACGCTTAAAACAAGATGAACGGGCTAAAATGAGTGTTTGGGCAAAAGCTCAGGAAGCTTTAGATAGAGATCCCGCTCCTGCAGATGCCGATTTGGATCTTATTCTCGAAATATTAAATAACAATACCACAATTCCTATAATTCATACAGATGCCGAGGGGGAAATAGCCTATACCACCAATATTGACCCCGACAAATTAGAAAATACAAAACAGGCTGAGCAATTTCTTGCTGATTTGAAAGCTGAAAATGCTCCTATTATTATCGATTTGGGAAATGGTGAAAAACAATATATCTATTACGGGAATTCCCCTGTTTTAAACAGTTTAAAATATTATCCAGTAGGTTTGGTGCTAATTGGGTTCCTATTTATTGGGGTGGTTTATTTTTTCTATACCACAACTAAAAATAGTGAACAAAATAAGCTGTGGGCAGGTATGGCCAAAGAAACTGCACACCAAATTGGAACCCCGCTATCTTCTTTAATTGGCTGGACTGAAATATTAAAACAGGAAAATGTAAACGAGTCTTATATAAAGGAAATGGAAAAAGATATAGATCGTTTGGAAACCATTACCGAGCGTTTTTCAAAAATAGGTTCCTCCCCCATCCTGGAAAAGACTAATATCCTTGAAGCCACCCGGGAAACTTTTGATTATTTAAAATCAAGAAGCTCCCGACTTATAGATTTTTCCATCAATGCGCCAGATGGCTATATTCCAGTAATGTTAAACCAGCAACTTTATAGCTGGACTATAGAAAATTTGGTGAAAAATGCAATAGATGCAATGCGAGGAAAAGGAAAGCTAAATCTTAGTATTGAGGAAGATCAAAAATGGGCTCATATTCTTATTAAAGACACTGGGAAAGGACTGGATAAGAATAAATTTAAACTGATTTTTGAACCTGGACATACCACCAAAAAAAGAGGCTGGGGTCTTGGATTATCTCTCGCAAAACGTATTGTTGAAGGCTATCACCACGGAAAGATTAAAGTAGCCGAAAGTGAAATTAATAAAGGCACTACTTTTAAAATATCTCTTAGAAAGGTTTAAAATTGAGAGAGCTTTGTTCTTAGATCTTCAGGTATTTTAAAAGTTTCATCTTTTTCAAAATCATAACAAACCACTATATCTTTTCCTTCAGCACAAATTTCCAGGGCTTCATTCAAAATAAGGTGCTTTAAGCCGAAACTGGAATTTTTTATAAAATCCAGTTTGGTTTTTACTATAGTTTTTCCAGGATAATATAGCGACTTTTTAAAATCGCAGTGCGTAGAAACCAACATTGTGCCCATATTGCTGTCTTCATACATTTCGTAAATTCCTGAAGCTTCCCAAAAATTCACTCGGCCAGATTGCATATAACGCATAAAGGAGATATTGTTTACGTGCTTATACATATCCAGATCACTCCAGTCTATTCTAAGATCCAGCTTTAACTTATAACTTTCGGTTTCCATCAAAGATTAACGTGAATTGATTCTGCGAGTTTTTTGAATTCCTCTTCCTCCATTTTCACGCTTTTTGAAAAATCCATATCGCTCATAGAATTCAAGGGAATAAGATGAACGTGAACGTGTGGCACCTCGAGACCTACTACAGCCATACCAACTCTTTTACATTCAACTGTTTTTTCTAAAGCAATAGCTACTTTTCTAGAAAAACGCATGAGTTCCTGGTACATTTCTTCTTCCAGATCAAAGATCTTATTGACTTCCTTTTTGGGAATGCAAAGCGTGTGTCCCTTAGCATTTGGATTAACATCTAAAAAAGCTAAAAACTGACTGTCTTCAGCAATTTTGTATGCAGGCACTTCTCCTCTTACGATTTTAGTGAATAAACTGGCCATAATATTTTTGAATTGGTTAGTATAATAAAAGTAAAATCCTTTTACCAGAACCTTAGTTAAAAGAATGGGAAAAGGATTTTGCAAACTGTTAAAACCGGAAACTTACTCTCTCCAGATCTCTAATATTTCAAATTTCATCTTACCACTGGGAACATCAATTTCTGCTGTATCTCCAACTTTTTTACCAAGTAAACCCTTGCCAATAGGAGAATCTACCGAGATCTTTCCTGTTTTTAGATCGGCTTCACTTTGGGCTACCAATTTATATTTTACCTCAACCCCATTGGTTTGGTTTTTTATTCTCACGTGAGAATGTACTAGAACCTTGTCTGTATCTAATTGAGATTCGTCTATTACTCTTGCATTTGCAACCACTTCTTCTAATTTCGAAATTTTCATTTCTAAAAGCCCCTGTGCTTCTTTAGCAGCATCATACTCGGCATTCTCACTTAAATCTCCTTTATCCCGGGCTTCGGCAATAGCTTCAGAAGCTCTTGGTCGTTCTACGTCACGTAGCTGATTTAGTTCATTCTTCAACTTTTTTAGCCCCTCTTCAGTATAATAAGATACTTTGCTCATAACTTCATCGTTTATATAAATAGAAAAAATCCCATAGCACGACGGGATTTGTTTAACAAATATAATAAATTTACATCTTGAAAACAATAATATTATTTAGCGAAAAAATTGCTAATCTTATGAAAAAAATGCTCTTTTTGCTTCTATTTGCTACATTTTTTAGTGCTTGCTCCGGTAATGATGACAACCTTCTTAACAATCCTAATCTTATTAATTTGAATTTCAGGGTACAACTAAATTTAGATTTCCCTGAATATAATGATCTACAATTTCCAGGAAACAGTTTTGTAACTTATAGAGAGGGAATAAGAGGTGTTGTTGTGTATAACATAAACAATTCGCAATACACCGCTTTTGAACTTAGCGATCCTAATCACCCACCAAACAATTGTTCAGCCATGACGGTTGAAGGTGTAGTTGCTACTTGTAATTGTGAAGATGGGAACTCTTATAATATTATTACCGGGGAATTACTGCAAGGCGAAGGCCAGTACGCAATGAGACCTTACCGAATTGAACGCCGCGGAAATATAATTGAAGTTTATAATTAAAAACCTTCCCCCTCTTAAAAATCAAGAGGAGAAAGGTGACAAACAAATTAAAATTTTAAAGTAATTCCGGCTAAAAAGTTTGTGGTAGCCTGCGGATAATAACCCGCACCATCTAATGTTTGTAAACCTGTTGAAGTATCAGGATTTTCTACATTAAAAGTGTAGTAATAACCATTAGAAACATATTCTTCACCAAAAATGTTATTCACCAAACCGGTAAATACGACTTCTTTAAATAAAGGTGCATTTCTCCAGGTATATTGAATATTAAAATCGTTTACAAAATAAGCATCAAGCTTAGAGGTTTCAGCTTCAATATTACTCATATACTGTTCGCCCACATATTTTGAAAGTATGCTTAATTCCAATCCGTTTACCGGTAGATAGGTAATACTGTTCGCTCCTACTATAGATGGAGAAAATGAAATTTCGGTATTACCAAAATCAACCAGCTCACCATTCCAGGTAGAGATGAAATCTACATTCCTGTTTCTGCTTAAAGCAAGATTTGGCCTCACAAATAATTTTTCTGAAAGTCTTATAACCGCATCTATTTCCAAACCTAAACGATAACTATTCCCGCTGTTTTCACGAATAAAAGCACCAACATCGTCTATCCCTCCTGTTAACACCAATTGGTTTTGATAATCCATAAAGTATAGGTTGGTATTTAATTGAACTGAGGGTGTATTATGTCTCCAGCCTAATTCAAAATCGTTTAATTCTTCGTGCTCTGGCTCTCCATTTTCATAATCACTACGTCTTGGCTCCCTATTGGCGCGCGCATAAGAAAAATAGAATTGGTTTTCATTATTTAGCGCATAGGTTAATCCCGCTTTGGGATTAAAAAAAGTAAAATGATCATCTACCAGAAATTCATTTCCTTCTGATAAAATTCCTTCAGTCTCATAATCTATTGTTCTAACTTGCAAATCTAAATACCCGGCCAGTTTATCTGAAATTGCATAGGTGGCTTTTCCGTAAAGATTGAAATCGGTTTTGATTCCTACATTTTCATAATAAGGTTCATAGGGATCGTTATTTCTGGCGAATCGTGTATAAATCACCTCTCCAAAGTGATCGCCGATATAACGGTTCCAGCCTCCACCAAATATAACATCCCAGTTTTCATCTTGGTAATTCAGGTTAAAAACACTTCCATAGAAATGGTTATCCAACCATTTGGTACCAACCAGGTCTGAGGTGGTAATTTCTTCTCCTTCTGCCTGAAAATTATCAAGCCCGAATTCATTTAAAGTTGCATCTTCCTCATATTCCTCATAATATCCGCGACCATAAGTATAATGAAAGGCAATGTTAGAAGACCAGTTCTTATTATACTCTTCGTTCCATAATAATTGATAATGGTCCTGCTTATAATTATCGGTTTGATTTTCATAAAATTTAGTATTTCCTTCTTCATCGGTATAAACTCCGGCAGGATTATATCTTCTGTCATTTTCCAGAGTTTCCGCATCAATTCCGTACCAGGCCTGGTAGGTTCTCTCGCTCCCGCCAAAAGTAATAGCTTTAATTAGTGTATTATCATCTACATAAGTTCCCTGTAGAAAGTAAGACTTAAGATCACTACTGGCCCTATCTATATAGCCATCACTTTTAATTTGCGAAGCACGTCCGGCAAATTCCCAATGATCGTCTACAAGACCTGTACTAAATTTAACCGTATGCTTATGGGTATTAAAAGAACCATAACTATTGGCTACCTCGGCATTTGCTTCTTCGCTGTAACCATCGGTTAGAATGTTTAAACTGGCGCCAAAGGCTCCTCCCCCATTTGTAGAAGTTCCCACACCACGTTGCAATTGCAGGTTTTCTACCGAAGAAGCAAAATCACCAAGATTTACCCAAAAAGTTCCAAGGCTTTCTGCATCATTATAAGGAATTCCGTTTATGGTAACATTTGTACTGGTGGGGCCGCTCCCTCTAACCCTAATCCCGGTATAACCAACGCCGGCGCCCGCATCACTAGTAGTAACCA contains the following coding sequences:
- a CDS encoding HAMP domain-containing sensor histidine kinase, translated to MNFTDERTFNRWFIIISCFIVVGLVLWNTSIFFQRLKQDERAKMSVWAKAQEALDRDPAPADADLDLILEILNNNTTIPIIHTDAEGEIAYTTNIDPDKLENTKQAEQFLADLKAENAPIIIDLGNGEKQYIYYGNSPVLNSLKYYPVGLVLIGFLFIGVVYFFYTTTKNSEQNKLWAGMAKETAHQIGTPLSSLIGWTEILKQENVNESYIKEMEKDIDRLETITERFSKIGSSPILEKTNILEATRETFDYLKSRSSRLIDFSINAPDGYIPVMLNQQLYSWTIENLVKNAIDAMRGKGKLNLSIEEDQKWAHILIKDTGKGLDKNKFKLIFEPGHTTKKRGWGLGLSLAKRIVEGYHHGKIKVAESEINKGTTFKISLRKV
- a CDS encoding HIT family protein; this translates as MASLFTKIVRGEVPAYKIAEDSQFLAFLDVNPNAKGHTLCIPKKEVNKIFDLEEEMYQELMRFSRKVAIALEKTVECKRVGMAVVGLEVPHVHVHLIPLNSMSDMDFSKSVKMEEEEFKKLAESIHVNL
- the greA gene encoding transcription elongation factor GreA; translation: MSKVSYYTEEGLKKLKNELNQLRDVERPRASEAIAEARDKGDLSENAEYDAAKEAQGLLEMKISKLEEVVANARVIDESQLDTDKVLVHSHVRIKNQTNGVEVKYKLVAQSEADLKTGKISVDSPIGKGLLGKKVGDTAEIDVPSGKMKFEILEIWRE
- a CDS encoding DUF3127 domain-containing protein produces the protein MEVQGKIKLIGETKTFGNNGFRKREMVVTTEEQYPQHIMIEFVQDKTDLLNNFQVGQPVKVGINLRGREWVSPQGETKYFNSVQGWRIENLQTDQSSGGQNVPPPDNFEPASNLNEEDYDDLPF
- the aat gene encoding leucyl/phenylalanyl-tRNA--protein transferase, which gives rise to MHFLQQNEKFPPISEADEQGLLAIGGDLSISRLIYAYNHGIFPWYDASQPLLWWSPDPRMVLFPDKLKVSKSMRQLIKKEAFQVTFNENFKEVIEACAEIRREGQHGTWITEEMIKCYEELHEFNMAHSVEVWQDGNLVGGLYGIYLKDKKVFCGESMFTKASNASKYGFIILVERLRNQGVQLIDCQVYTKHLESLGAEEISRAEFLNYLS
- a CDS encoding TonB-dependent receptor domain-containing protein, with product MKSLLFFTGLCLISLQAVAQTHVLKGKVTRGQTPVEGVAVYAVESGEGTATDENGMYSLQLEEGEYNLVFSYGNQKSLSLNLDQDKTLNVDLTDAQEVLDEVFLSSVRVNAKSPITYSNLTNEEIENRNLGQDIPVLMNYMPNVVTTSDAGAGVGYTGIRVRGSGPTSTNVTINGIPYNDAESLGTFWVNLGDFASSVENLQLQRGVGTSTNGGGAFGASLNILTDGYSEEANAEVANSYGSFNTHKHTVKFSTGLVDDHWEFAGRASQIKSDGYIDRASSDLKSYFLQGTYVDDNTLIKAITFGGSERTYQAWYGIDAETLENDRRYNPAGVYTDEEGNTKFYENQTDNYKQDHYQLLWNEEYNKNWSSNIAFHYTYGRGYYEEYEEDATLNEFGLDNFQAEGEEITTSDLVGTKWLDNHFYGSVFNLNYQDENWDVIFGGGWNRYIGDHFGEVIYTRFARNNDPYEPYYENVGIKTDFNLYGKATYAISDKLAGYLDLQVRTIDYETEGILSEGNEFLVDDHFTFFNPKAGLTYALNNENQFYFSYARANREPRRSDYENGEPEHEELNDFELGWRHNTPSVQLNTNLYFMDYQNQLVLTGGIDDVGAFIRENSGNSYRLGLEIDAVIRLSEKLFVRPNLALSRNRNVDFISTWNGELVDFGNTEISFSPSIVGANSITYLPVNGLELSILSKYVGEQYMSNIEAETSKLDAYFVNDFNIQYTWRNAPLFKEVVFTGLVNNIFGEEYVSNGYYYTFNVENPDTSTGLQTLDGAGYYPQATTNFLAGITLKF
- a CDS encoding flavin reductase family protein, with translation MLTIEPKKVSTGKLHRYLLGAIGPRPIAFASTIDAEGRPNLSPFSFFNVFGSNPPTLIFSPARRGRDNTVKHTYTNVKNIDEVVINIVNYDIVQQMSLSSTEYGEGVNEFEKAGFSMLKSELVRPFRVAESPVQFECKVKQVIETGQEGGAGNLVICEVLKMHINESILDEDGFIDQHKIDLVARMGGNWYSRANLGMFEVPKPLSSLGIGVDAIPTEIRESKILTGNDLGKLGNVENLPQEKEIAVFLAENKDLAELIEKNNKKDIHTRAQLFLEKNNTDAAWKLLLAKTD
- a CDS encoding thioesterase family protein, which gives rise to METESYKLKLDLRIDWSDLDMYKHVNNISFMRYMQSGRVNFWEASGIYEMYEDSNMGTMLVSTHCDFKKSLYYPGKTIVKTKLDFIKNSSFGLKHLILNEALEICAEGKDIVVCYDFEKDETFKIPEDLRTKLSQF